DNA from Sorangium aterium:
GCACCGACGATCGCCAGCGGCTCTTCGACGTGCTCACGCGCCTCCAGGGCATCCTGACCGGCGACGAGGAGCGGCTGCTCGTGCTCCGCGAGCTCGCGCCGCTGGCCCAGGAGCTCGGCGATCGCGGCGCCGCGGTGGCGCTCTACGAGGCGATCGCCCGGCTGGATCTCACCGACATGCACGCCGTCGAGATCGTCGAGCAGGACGCGAGCGACCGCGGCGATCACGCCGCGGTCGCAGCCCTCCTCGCGCGGCGCATCGAGGTGGCTCCGCTGCCGGACACGCGGCGCGCGCTGCGGCTCCGGCGGGCCGCCCTGCTCGAGCAGCGCCTCGGCCTGCTCGACGAGGCGTGCGCCGAGCTGGAGGCCCTGCTCGCGGCGTCGCCCGACGACGTGAGCGCGCTGAGGTTCCTCGCGGACATCCACGAGCGGCTCGGGACGCCGCTCCGCGCCGCCCCGCTCTGGTGCAGGCTGGGCGATCTCGCGACGACCACCGACGAGCGGGCCGAGTACAGCCTCCGCGCGTGCAGCAGCTACCTCGGCGGCGGGGATGTCGAGTCGGCGAAGGACACGCTGGAGAGCGTCGCTCGCATCGCGCCGCGCGAGGCCGTGATCGAGCTCCGCGTCGAGATCGCCCGCCGGGAGGGGGACGGCCACGCGCTCGCCGCGGCGCTCGATCAGCTCGCCAGCGCGTCGCGCGACGCCCCGGAGCGGCGCGCGCAGCTGCTGGTCGAGGCGGCGCGCGCCACCTCGACGCTCGGGGACGACGCGACGGCGCTCGAGCGCGCTCGCCGCGCCGTGAAGCTCGCCCCGGAGTCGCCCGACGCCGTCCTCGAGGCGCGCCGCATCGAGTATCGCCTGCGCGGGACCGGGACGCCGCGCGACGCGCAGGCCGCGGTGGAGGAGCTCGGCCGCATCGCGCCGCGCCTGCGCCCGGCGCACGTCGACCTGCACGCGTTCCTGCTCGCCGAGACGCTCGACGTCATCCAGGGCCACGGCGCCGGCATGCGGGAGCTGACCCGGCGCCACGCCGAGGTCGGCCCGAGCACGCTGGTGGCGCTCGGCATGGCGGAGCGCCTGGCCCTGAAGCGGAACTTCTCTGCCGCCCTCCCGCTGTTCGATCGCGCGCTCGGCGGCGATCTCCAGGGCATGCGCGCGCGCGGTCGGGTCGCGCTCGCCGCCGCCGAGAACGCTCAGAACGCCGGCGATCTCGAGGCGGCCGCGCGCCTGCTCGAGGAGGCCGCGGCGGAGCCGGAGACGCGCACGCTCGCGCTGCGCCGCCAGCTGGAGCTCACGGCTGCGCGGGGCGAGCCCGAGGCCGCCCGGAAGGCGCTCGAGGAGCTTGCCGCGCAGAGCTCGGGGATCGATCGCGCGCGCGCGCTGATGCAGCTCGCGCGTCTGCACGCGTCGAGCGACCCGGATCGCGCGGCGAAGATCCTCTCGCAGGCCACGGTGCTCGCGGGCACGGATCGCTCGCTGGGGCTGAAGATCGCCGAGCTGAACGCCGAGCTGGCCAGCGAGCGGGCGACCCTGCCTCCCGAGGAAGTGCCCCAGGCAGCGACGCTCCGCGCAGGCGCCGCGGAGCCGGCCCAGGCGGCACCAGAGGCGCCGCCCAGCGTTGCGTCGGCCGCGAGCGGCGTCGGGCCTGCGAGCAGCCGGGCGCAGTCGAGCGGCGCTGGGCCTGCGAGCAGCCGGGCGCCGTCGAGCGGCGTCGGGCCCGCGAGCAGCCGGGCGCCGTCGAGCGGCGTCGGGCCCGCGAGCAGCCGGGCGCCGTCGAGCGGCGCTGGGCCTGCGAGCAGCCGGGCGCCGTCGAGCGGCGTCGGGCCTGCGAGCAGCCGCGCGCCGTCGAGCGGCGCGCCGGCCTCGAGCAACCCGCACATCGATCTCGTCGAGCTCAACGACCCGCTCGACGAGGGGTTGATCGCCGACGACCCGTCTCAATCCACCTCTGCCGAGCTTTCGGACGACGATCTGCTCGATGGGACGGCGAGCACCGCGGCCTCGCCGGCGCCGTCACCGAGCGCTGCGCCAGGTCCCGCGGAGAGCAACGCCGCGCGCGGCGGCGCCGCGTCGGGCCGCTCCAGCGTCGGCGCGCAGCAGGCCGGGCCCCCGGTCTCCGCCCCGGCGTCGATCCAGCCGCCCTCCTCCGCGACGCGGCTCGTGGCCGCGTGGTCGCCGTCCGCCGCCGAGAGCTTCGAGGAAGCCGCGCTCTTCCGCGAGCTCGCCGCGGGCTCGTTCGACGCTGGCGAGCGGCTCATCAAGAGCTTCGCTCCGCGCGACGATCGCTCTCGGGAGGCGCTGGCGGTCCGACGGATGCAGGCCCACCTGCGCCTCGGCGACCGGAGCACCCTGGAGCGCCTCCAGGCGGCCGCGATCGCCGACAAGAACATGACCTACGCCCGCGCCATCGAGCACGTGCTGCGCGCCTTCGACGGTGACGAGCCGTCCGATCGGCCCGGCGAGGGCGTCGTCACGCCGCCGCCCCTCGCCGCGCAGCGCGACGCGCCGGAGCTCGTGAGCGCGCTGCTCTTCCGCGATCTGGAGTCGCCGGTCAACGAAGCGCTCGCGATCGTCTGGGAGACGGGCCTCTATCGCCGCGACGCAGGCCAGTCCGGGCTCGTCCCCTCCGAGCGGATCCAGCCGACATCGCCCACCCTCCTCGGGGAGATCTACGGCGTCATGGCCGCTCACCTCGGCCTCTTGCGCACCGCGCTCTTCCACCAGCGCGCTCCCTTGCCTGCTCCGTCGTCGCCGGAGGGGCAGGTCATCCGGGTCAACCCGCCGGCCGTGCTGCTGCGGGGCGAGGTCCGCGAGGACACCCCCGAGCTGCGTTACCTGCTCGGCGCTCAGCTCGCTGGCGCCATGCCCGACCATGTCCTGGTGAACACCAGCTCGGAGGATGAGCTCCGCACGCTGCTCTCTGCCATCGTCGCCGCGTTCGGTCCTCTGGAGGCCACCGCGCACAGCGCCCGCGGCAACCCGGCGGTGGTGCGGCTCGAGCAGAACCTCTGGCAGCTCATCCCCCCGCGCGCCGAGCGTCGACTCCGCGAGATCTGCGACAGCGCCGACAAGATCACCTACGAGGGGGCCGTCAAGACGACCCGCACCGCGATGCGCCGCGCTGGCCTCTTCGCCGCGGGCAACGTCGCCACGGCCGTGCGCGCGACCATCAAGGAGCGCGGCCTGGAGCTGGCGGTCCCGCTCTCCGACCCCGAAGGGCTCGCCGCGGCCTGCGCGTCGGTCCCCGAGATCGCCGATCTCGTTCGCCTCGCGACGCGGATGGAGTACGCCGAAGCGCGATGGCAGCCAGGTACGGTGCCTTCACTCCGGCGGGTCGACACGGGAAGCTCGCGCTTCCGTGCAGGTACGTAGGCGTCGCGGCACCCACCGCGCGGACGTCGGTGGCGTCATGTTCCTTGCAGACCTCGCGCCCCCGCAGAGCCGACCGGAGCCCGGTCGTATCCCATCCCAACCGAGCTTCCCCGTGTGCATGTCCGTACTTCGCCCGGGTGCGATGAGTGCGGGGTGGCCGCATCGGCGCATCCGTCTCGACGCGACAGCGCTGTCACAGCGCCGCCGCTGGTTGCGCGGCGCCCTGTCGAGCGGATGCACGCCCCACGCTGCCCGGAACGCCGTCTGTCGGTTGGCACGAACATCGCCTTCTCGCGCGGGTGTGATTTTCCCCTGCGCCTGCTCGGGTGCGGACCCGTTCGGGCTCCGCGCGTCACTCTCATCAGCTCGGCGGCCATCGGTCGCCAGCGTCTCTGCGGACCCGCGGTGCTGTCCCGCCGCATCGCGCCTGGGGCGGCTCCTGCTCCGCGCTGCGCGCGCCGCGTCCTCGGCGAGGAGGGCACGGTGAGCTCGCGATCCGTCGTGTGCGCCGCGCTGCTCGCTTGCCTACCGACCTCGGTGGCCTGCGGCATTCCCCTCGAGATGGCGGACTCCGCCCCCGTGAACGCCTGCGACAGGTCGGTCGAGTGCGGCCCGGGGGCGACCTGCGCCGATGTCAGCGGGCAACGCGCGTGCGTCTCGACCAGCGCGAACCTCGACGGGCTCATCCTCGAGATCCGGCCGCGCGCCACGCCCGAGCTGGGCGCGGAGGTCTCCCATCTCCTCGCCATCGATGCAGCGAGCGGCTTCCCTCCTCACGACCCTGGCGGGCAGGTGCATTCCGTCGATCTCACGATCCCCATGCCCGCGCGCGTGGAGGCCACGGTGCGCCTCGGCGGCTCCTACTGCGAGGGCCTCGCCGGCGGGCAGCTCCCCGCGACCGGCGGGAAGTTCCCTTTGAAGGTCGAGTTCCGGCGCATCGCGCCCATCCTGGGCCTGCCCACCCAGACCTACTCGACGCTCTCGGAGCCGAACGGCGACGACGGCCAGAGGTTCCAGCTCGAGATCCCCGCAGGCGACTACCACATCTCGCTGACGCCGCAGGCGCGCTCCGATTGCCGCGACGACATCCCCCCGCCGATCTTCCTGCCGAACCAGGTGGTCCCCGAGCAGTGGACGCTCGGCATCAACGCCGAGGCGCCCGCCGTGCTCCAGGGCAGCTTGCAGGTGCCCGAGGGCGTGCGCGTCGACGGGTGGAAGCTCGATCTCGTCGACCCGGTGACCGGCAGCGTCCTCTCCCAGGTAGGCCTCCTCGAACACGCCGAGCCCGACCCGCAGGCGACCGCGACGCAGGTCAAGTTCAGCGTGAAGTTCTACTGGGCCGACGCCGACAAGGACAGGAGCCCGCTCATCCGGCTGCGTCCGAAGGACGGGGAGCCGAGGCCCACGGTCTACTGGGACCTCGCTGCGCTCGCGCTCCAGGGCTCCACGGGGAACCTGAACCTGTCGCTCCTCCAGCTCGACGCGGCGGCGCGCCGCGTGGAAGGTCAGACGCTCGATGCGGCGGGCAACCCGGTGCTCTCCGCCGTCCGCATCCAGAGCGCGGTCATCGACAGGGCGCCCACCGCCGCCTACAAGCTGGACACCGAGACGGACGCGAACGGCCTCTTCCGTGCCGACCTCCCGCCAGGCGAATACGTCCTCTTCGCGCAGCCGATCAACGACACCACCAAGGCGGCCGCCAAGCAGACGCTCAAGTTCGCCGCCAGCGACGACTGCTACTGCGGTCAGTCGGTCATCATCCCCGAGGCCGGGACGCTGACCGGCCGCGTCCAGGGGCCCATGGGCGAGCTGATGGATGGCGCCAGCGTGTTCGCGGTCCCTTCCCGTGGCCAGGTCACGGCGTACATCGGCCAGGTGCTGACGCCCGAGCCGCTGCTGCCCCGGCAGACGTCCGGGGTCCTCCGTGACGGCGCGTTCTCGATCGACGTCGACCCAGGGGAGTTCGACTTCTCGGTCCGCCCGATGCCCGGCTCCGCCTACCCCTGGCTCGTCCGGCCGCGCCTTGCGGTCTCCGCGATGGATGCCGCGGTCACCGACCTCGAGCTCGCCATGTCGTACCCGGCCGTGCTCCAGGGCGTCGTCCGCGACGCGTCGGGCGCCCGTCTCGGCGACGCCGCGGTCGTCGCCTGGCTGCCCGTCCAGAGCACGACCGCGCGGGATACGGCCGCGAGGGGCATCCAGATCGGCGAGACCCGGTCGGCGGCCGATGGCTCCTATGTGCTGCCGCTCCCCCCATCGATGTCCCGGTGAAGTCGGAGCGAAAAAGGGCGGTACCAGCTCAGCGCGGAGCGA
Protein-coding regions in this window:
- a CDS encoding carboxypeptidase regulatory-like domain-containing protein, producing MSSRSVVCAALLACLPTSVACGIPLEMADSAPVNACDRSVECGPGATCADVSGQRACVSTSANLDGLILEIRPRATPELGAEVSHLLAIDAASGFPPHDPGGQVHSVDLTIPMPARVEATVRLGGSYCEGLAGGQLPATGGKFPLKVEFRRIAPILGLPTQTYSTLSEPNGDDGQRFQLEIPAGDYHISLTPQARSDCRDDIPPPIFLPNQVVPEQWTLGINAEAPAVLQGSLQVPEGVRVDGWKLDLVDPVTGSVLSQVGLLEHAEPDPQATATQVKFSVKFYWADADKDRSPLIRLRPKDGEPRPTVYWDLAALALQGSTGNLNLSLLQLDAAARRVEGQTLDAAGNPVLSAVRIQSAVIDRAPTAAYKLDTETDANGLFRADLPPGEYVLFAQPINDTTKAAAKQTLKFAASDDCYCGQSVIIPEAGTLTGRVQGPMGELMDGASVFAVPSRGQVTAYIGQVLTPEPLLPRQTSGVLRDGAFSIDVDPGEFDFSVRPMPGSAYPWLVRPRLAVSAMDAAVTDLELAMSYPAVLQGVVRDASGARLGDAAVVAWLPVQSTTARDTAARGIQIGETRSAADGSYVLPLPPSMSR